One genomic window of Polyangiaceae bacterium includes the following:
- a CDS encoding DUF4266 domain-containing protein, with protein MALSAIAAGCAPVAPYQRGRLADPSMAPGFAESAANDHVQAVQEGAVGGKVGVGSGCGCN; from the coding sequence ATGGCCTTGTCGGCAATCGCCGCCGGGTGCGCCCCCGTCGCGCCCTATCAGCGAGGCCGATTGGCTGATCCAAGCATGGCGCCTGGCTTCGCCGAGAGCGCGGCAAACGACCACGTTCAGGCAGTGCAAGAAGGAGCGGTTGGCGGCAAGGTTGGTGTGGGGAGCGGCTGCGGATGCAACTAG
- a CDS encoding PilT/PilU family type 4a pilus ATPase: MPPNSSRNPYASEEFFQQLLRKAVAAGARDVHIKVGQPPAARVRDELVYFRVDKIKPGDTEAVARHVIRDAHILEQLGSLLEHDCSYAVQGVGRFRVNVYRQRGTLAIVMRAIPHNIPSLEQLGAPAACADLARKDRGLVLCVGAAGNGKSSTLAAMIGLMNRSMARHIVTIEDPIEFLHQDERSSVSQREIGMDTHSFAMALRASLRQDPDVIQVGEIRDGETMEIALKAAETGHLVLSTLHTPDVQRTMNRVFALAEGDHEELRMRLADSLQGIIAQRLLPRADGQGMALAAEVLVATGSVRESIRRPMGNPPLKELMESGEHPYGMQTFAMAIKRLVQAGVLDRELARQQMGF, encoded by the coding sequence CTGCCTCCCAACTCCTCCCGGAACCCTTACGCCTCCGAGGAGTTCTTTCAGCAGCTCTTGCGCAAAGCCGTGGCGGCTGGGGCGCGCGACGTGCACATCAAGGTGGGGCAGCCCCCCGCCGCGCGGGTACGCGACGAGCTGGTTTATTTCCGCGTAGATAAGATCAAGCCAGGCGATACGGAAGCGGTCGCGCGCCACGTGATCCGCGACGCACACATCCTGGAGCAGCTTGGCAGCTTGCTGGAGCACGATTGCTCTTACGCTGTGCAGGGGGTCGGTCGTTTTCGCGTCAACGTGTATCGGCAACGGGGCACGCTGGCCATCGTGATGCGCGCAATCCCCCACAACATCCCCAGTCTCGAACAGCTGGGTGCGCCCGCGGCTTGCGCGGATCTAGCGCGCAAGGATCGAGGATTGGTGCTTTGCGTCGGTGCGGCAGGCAACGGCAAGAGCAGCACGCTGGCGGCGATGATTGGGCTCATGAATCGCTCCATGGCGCGCCACATCGTGACCATCGAGGATCCCATCGAGTTCCTGCACCAAGACGAACGCAGCAGCGTGAGTCAACGCGAAATTGGCATGGACACTCATAGCTTCGCCATGGCTCTGCGTGCTTCCCTGCGGCAAGATCCGGATGTGATTCAAGTGGGCGAGATCCGAGACGGCGAGACCATGGAAATCGCGCTGAAAGCGGCGGAGACCGGTCACTTGGTGTTGTCCACGCTGCACACCCCCGACGTTCAGCGAACCATGAATCGTGTCTTCGCCTTGGCCGAAGGGGACCATGAGGAGTTGCGCATGCGGCTCGCGGACTCGCTGCAAGGCATCATCGCACAACGCTTGCTGCCGCGCGCCGATGGGCAGGGCATGGCGCTCGCTGCCGAAGTCTTGGTCGCGACAGGGTCGGTACGCGAGAGCATCCGTCGGCCGATGGGCAACCCACCCCTCAAGGAGCTGATGGAGAGCGGCGAACATCCGTACGGCATGCAGACCTTCGCCATGGCGATCAAACGCCTCGTGCAAGCTGGGGTGCTCGACCGCGAGCTGGCGCGGCAGCAAATGGGCTTCTAG
- a CDS encoding matrixin family metalloprotease, which produces MSSHLRYAVPLLAGLSAMALSSSASAFCRTTTCDPKSNTCEQDAEGCVLTGLPLYWPGACLSFSINKDASPLRGLDWETTDSLVSQGFNTWMSVDCGGSTPSIALQSRSPVACDVQEYNQQQPNANIWLYRDDVWPYAGADTTLALTTITFNVKTGEIFDADVEINSVQNALTTGDQDVQTDMLSIVTHEAGHFLGLSHTTKGDATMYARYSPGSTSLRSLTADDAAGICAIYPPDREADSCSFDPRHGFSGECAGPVDEGCGCSLVGAPARPEGGIALGLFALGWAWFRRRRS; this is translated from the coding sequence ATGTCAAGCCACCTCCGCTACGCCGTTCCACTCCTCGCGGGCTTGAGCGCGATGGCGCTCTCAAGCAGCGCGAGCGCCTTCTGCCGTACGACCACCTGTGACCCAAAGAGCAACACGTGTGAGCAAGACGCTGAAGGCTGTGTCCTCACCGGTTTGCCGCTTTACTGGCCTGGTGCATGCTTGTCCTTCTCCATCAACAAGGACGCGTCGCCGCTGCGAGGGCTCGACTGGGAGACCACGGACAGCCTCGTGTCCCAGGGCTTCAACACCTGGATGAGTGTCGACTGCGGCGGCTCGACGCCCAGCATCGCACTGCAATCGCGCAGTCCGGTGGCGTGCGACGTTCAGGAGTACAACCAGCAGCAGCCCAACGCGAACATCTGGCTGTATCGCGACGACGTGTGGCCCTACGCGGGCGCCGACACCACGCTCGCGTTGACCACGATCACGTTCAACGTGAAGACCGGGGAAATCTTCGACGCCGACGTCGAGATCAACTCGGTGCAGAACGCTTTGACCACGGGGGACCAAGACGTACAGACGGACATGCTGTCTATCGTCACCCACGAGGCTGGCCACTTCCTCGGCCTCAGCCACACCACCAAGGGCGACGCGACGATGTACGCTCGGTACAGCCCCGGCTCGACCAGCCTGCGCTCGCTCACGGCTGACGATGCCGCGGGGATCTGCGCGATCTACCCGCCCGACCGTGAAGCAGACAGCTGCAGCTTCGACCCGCGCCATGGCTTCTCTGGTGAGTGCGCCGGTCCGGTGGACGAGGGTTGTGGTTGTAGCCTGGTCGGCGCGCCTGCAAGGCCTGAGGGAGGCATCGCGCTCGGCCTATTCGCCCTTGGTTGGGCGTGGTTCCGTCGGCGCCGCTCGTGA
- the bioB gene encoding biotin synthase BioB — MADATELRHDWQHAEVRTIHDLPLFELMDRARRVHLAGQPESEVQLCTLLSVKTGGCPENCAYCPQSSHYETPVKGEAMLQVDEVLAAAERAKAAGSTRFCMGAAWRSVKDGPAFDRVVDMVKGVKALGLEACVTLGMLEEHQAQKLKEAGLDAYNHNLDTSPGYYKSIISTRTYEDRLVTLRNVRKAGITVCSGGIIGMGESVDDRCAMLVQLASLTPHPESVPINALVRVAGTPLESLPPIDPTELVRMIATARILMPSSKVRLSAGRTELSREAQLMCLYVGANSIFYGDQLLTTPNPEKNADQDLIRSAGLTAQAPSC, encoded by the coding sequence ATGGCTGACGCGACGGAACTGCGACACGACTGGCAGCACGCCGAGGTTCGAACCATCCACGATCTGCCGCTCTTCGAGCTCATGGATCGCGCGCGTCGGGTGCACCTGGCGGGCCAGCCGGAGAGCGAAGTTCAGCTCTGCACACTGCTCAGCGTGAAGACCGGTGGTTGCCCGGAGAATTGCGCGTACTGCCCGCAGTCTTCCCACTACGAGACGCCTGTGAAGGGTGAGGCGATGCTGCAGGTGGACGAGGTGCTCGCCGCTGCAGAGCGAGCCAAGGCGGCCGGCTCGACGCGCTTCTGCATGGGTGCTGCCTGGCGCTCGGTGAAGGATGGTCCGGCGTTCGATCGGGTGGTCGACATGGTGAAGGGCGTGAAGGCGCTCGGCCTCGAGGCGTGTGTGACCCTAGGCATGCTCGAGGAGCATCAAGCGCAGAAGCTCAAGGAAGCCGGGCTCGACGCCTACAACCACAACCTCGACACCAGCCCTGGCTACTACAAGTCGATCATTTCCACGCGGACTTATGAGGACCGCTTGGTGACGCTGCGTAACGTGCGCAAGGCGGGGATCACCGTGTGCAGTGGCGGCATCATCGGCATGGGGGAGAGCGTGGACGATCGCTGCGCAATGCTGGTGCAGCTCGCGAGCCTGACGCCTCATCCCGAGAGTGTGCCGATCAACGCGCTGGTACGCGTAGCCGGCACGCCCCTCGAGTCGCTCCCGCCCATCGACCCAACGGAGCTCGTGCGCATGATCGCGACGGCGCGTATCCTGATGCCAAGTTCGAAGGTGCGCCTGAGTGCCGGTCGCACCGAGCTCAGCCGCGAGGCGCAGCTGATGTGCCTCTACGTCGGTGCAAACAGCATTTTCTATGGCGACCAGCTACTCACCACGCCGAATCCCGAAAAGAACGCGGATCAGGACCTGATCCGGAGCGCGGGGTTGACCGCCCAAGCCCCGAGCTGTTGA
- a CDS encoding glycosyltransferase family 39 protein — MGFGDAEALYASYALHPQPAYLDHPGLIGFFAGWLGDGLAPSPLTCHVVSAFLSTALPWLGAWAAWQLGAKPEKLHFTVFALLLMPEVSIGLFGFTPDLLLAPLWILAIGAYVGFIKAEPGSTRALGFALLCGVCLGLGILSKISMLLLIPVFAVSLRSELGQRHLRTLAPWGALLVVCILCWPFVDYEASHGYPMWRHRLVSTQGAAGFSLRNLGALLGGQLLYVTPPFLIAGYLLIRRLNRQDFAQALLLQATWIPALPLTLLCLWSKVAEPHWLGPCYLALCLAASVQAEAIGKRVVVSSVALGVLAILLGAAWVGTDWPPRALGKSYEPRYDLANDMYAWDAGLRLVKDSITETELHNLGSPTPPVVGPHWVICAQLQAGLQRRAPIGCRTPQGDDFRGWYPEAKWWGAPRILYVTDDRFPLTTEQLLAEFPDRRVVSKKRTTIIRGRVPVRQIEVTLLEHNEGVGELSPAPSGSPPPERERRDPAVPGTEQLRRLEQLGGFGAAGLVDLARKPGDETAIAGAAFRKR, encoded by the coding sequence GTGGGATTCGGGGACGCGGAAGCGCTCTACGCGTCGTACGCGCTCCACCCCCAGCCAGCGTACCTGGACCACCCGGGGTTGATCGGCTTCTTCGCAGGCTGGCTGGGCGACGGCTTGGCTCCGTCGCCCCTCACCTGTCACGTGGTTTCCGCGTTCCTGAGCACCGCGCTCCCCTGGCTCGGGGCCTGGGCGGCTTGGCAGCTTGGCGCCAAGCCGGAAAAGCTGCACTTCACCGTCTTCGCATTGCTGCTGATGCCCGAAGTGAGCATCGGGTTGTTCGGGTTCACTCCCGATCTGTTGCTCGCGCCCCTGTGGATCCTCGCTATCGGGGCGTATGTCGGATTCATCAAGGCGGAACCTGGCTCGACCCGCGCGTTGGGCTTTGCGCTGCTGTGTGGGGTCTGCCTAGGCCTCGGGATCTTGAGCAAGATCAGCATGCTGCTCTTGATCCCGGTGTTTGCGGTTTCGCTACGCAGCGAGCTCGGGCAGCGCCACCTGAGGACGCTAGCGCCGTGGGGGGCGTTGCTGGTGGTCTGCATCCTCTGCTGGCCCTTCGTCGACTACGAAGCGAGCCACGGATACCCCATGTGGAGACACCGGCTGGTGTCTACCCAGGGCGCCGCTGGATTTTCCTTAAGGAATTTGGGTGCACTGCTTGGTGGACAGCTGCTCTACGTGACGCCCCCTTTTCTGATCGCTGGCTACCTGCTGATCCGCCGCCTGAATCGCCAAGACTTTGCTCAAGCCTTGCTCCTCCAGGCAACCTGGATCCCAGCGTTGCCGCTCACGTTGCTTTGCCTGTGGTCCAAGGTGGCGGAGCCGCACTGGCTCGGGCCGTGTTACCTCGCCTTGTGCTTGGCCGCGAGCGTTCAAGCAGAGGCGATTGGAAAGCGCGTGGTGGTGAGCTCCGTGGCGCTGGGTGTGCTCGCGATCCTGTTGGGCGCTGCGTGGGTTGGTACCGACTGGCCACCTCGGGCGCTCGGCAAGTCGTACGAGCCTCGCTACGACCTCGCGAACGACATGTACGCCTGGGACGCGGGGCTTCGGCTCGTGAAGGACAGCATCACGGAAACCGAACTTCACAATCTGGGTAGTCCAACGCCGCCGGTCGTCGGCCCCCACTGGGTGATCTGTGCACAGCTTCAGGCGGGGCTCCAACGCCGAGCCCCGATTGGCTGCCGCACTCCGCAGGGCGACGACTTTCGCGGCTGGTACCCGGAGGCCAAGTGGTGGGGCGCGCCGCGCATCCTCTACGTCACCGACGATCGCTTTCCTCTGACGACCGAGCAGCTGCTGGCGGAGTTTCCGGATCGCCGCGTCGTCAGCAAGAAGCGCACTACCATTATCCGCGGCCGTGTACCCGTACGGCAAATCGAGGTGACGCTGCTCGAGCACAACGAGGGCGTCGGCGAGCTGTCCCCAGCGCCAAGCGGCTCCCCTCCCCCCGAGCGAGAGCGACGTGATCCGGCGGTGCCTGGGACGGAACAGCTACGGCGGCTCGAGCAGCTTGGAGGCTTCGGTGCAGCTGGCCTGGTCGACCTGGCCCGCAAGCCAGGAGACGAGACAGCGATCGCCGGCGCTGCCTTTCGGAAACGGTGA
- a CDS encoding molybdopterin-dependent oxidoreductase: protein MTRVATYCRICEAACGLLAEVGSAGVTLTPDPDHVVSRGFACAKGVRFAQVHRDPARVNHPLLRQDGALERATWSEAFARVGSELARIRAAHGPHAVGVYLGNPAAFSPLTTLFGTAFVRGLGTRNYFNAGSLDCNNKFVVAREMLGSPGTHPVPDLDHSQFALLLGTNPSVSQSSFVNAPRMVERLRDIEKRGGRVVVVDPRRTETARSVGEWLPIRPGGDAALLLGLIHVILREGLQHSVRVGRFTRGLEDLRQHAAAFDPQRVSQLTGIEAERIEGLAREFAAADGAFCHVSTGVNQGPHGSLAYACKIALEAITGNLDRRGGGLFPRGAFDVATWARRLGIDREPKWTSRIGGFRPVLGALPCSILPDEILTPGPEKIRALVVLAGNPLLSAADGGRLLEAFESLELLVVVDLFVNDTAALAHAVLPATDWLEREDIPLAQLQLQPEPYLQWTPAVAEVQAERRHDWQILLELARAAGTYVGSPLAHHALEKSVALFGPSGVMAAPLASSLGPRPLQRLKRHPHGLRLADSPHGEFLERRIGTPSRRVELCPEAIFADTPRVLRDLPRTEELLLFSKRQRVGHNSWMHNNADLRPEPQRAHLAPADAARLGLKNGDWIRLSSDAGRIELQVDLDPNVAPGGIAVPHGYGHHEASSWYLAQERGGANVNRLAPSGPEATHRLSGMCQFNALPVRVEKLVRLSVASAADVAGA, encoded by the coding sequence ATGACTCGCGTCGCAACCTATTGCCGAATCTGCGAAGCAGCCTGCGGTTTGCTGGCGGAGGTTGGGAGCGCAGGCGTCACGCTGACGCCCGACCCCGACCACGTCGTGTCTCGCGGCTTCGCGTGCGCGAAGGGCGTCCGTTTCGCTCAGGTGCATCGCGATCCGGCGCGGGTGAATCATCCATTGCTCCGGCAGGATGGCGCGCTCGAGCGTGCCACATGGTCCGAGGCCTTCGCCCGCGTGGGCAGTGAACTCGCTCGTATCCGCGCGGCTCACGGCCCCCACGCCGTTGGCGTGTATCTCGGGAACCCGGCGGCGTTCAGCCCGCTGACGACGCTCTTTGGCACGGCGTTCGTGCGTGGCCTCGGCACGCGAAACTACTTCAATGCCGGCTCCCTCGACTGCAACAACAAGTTCGTGGTCGCGCGAGAGATGCTCGGCTCTCCAGGCACCCACCCAGTGCCCGACTTGGACCACAGTCAGTTTGCGTTGCTCCTCGGGACGAACCCGTCGGTCAGCCAGAGCTCTTTCGTCAACGCGCCTCGCATGGTCGAGCGCTTGCGGGACATCGAGAAGCGCGGCGGTCGCGTGGTGGTTGTCGATCCGCGCCGCACGGAAACGGCACGGAGCGTCGGCGAGTGGCTACCCATCCGCCCTGGCGGCGACGCCGCGCTGCTCCTCGGGTTGATTCACGTGATCTTGCGCGAGGGTCTACAACATAGCGTGCGTGTCGGCAGGTTCACGCGGGGGCTCGAGGATCTGCGGCAACACGCAGCAGCATTCGACCCCCAGCGAGTCTCACAGCTGACCGGAATCGAGGCTGAGCGCATCGAAGGCCTCGCACGCGAGTTCGCGGCGGCGGACGGCGCCTTTTGCCATGTCTCCACGGGAGTCAACCAGGGCCCTCATGGCAGCCTAGCCTACGCTTGCAAGATCGCCCTGGAAGCGATCACCGGGAACTTGGACCGACGCGGCGGCGGGTTGTTTCCCCGCGGCGCCTTCGATGTCGCGACCTGGGCGCGCCGCTTGGGCATCGATCGCGAACCAAAGTGGACGAGCCGCATCGGCGGCTTCCGCCCCGTGCTCGGCGCGCTGCCTTGCTCGATTTTGCCCGACGAAATCCTCACCCCTGGCCCAGAGAAGATCCGCGCGCTGGTCGTTTTGGCGGGAAACCCCCTGTTGAGCGCCGCGGACGGCGGGCGACTACTCGAGGCCTTCGAGTCACTGGAACTGCTCGTGGTCGTCGACTTGTTCGTCAACGACACGGCGGCGCTTGCCCACGCGGTACTACCCGCTACGGACTGGCTCGAGCGAGAGGACATCCCTTTGGCTCAGCTCCAGCTCCAGCCGGAGCCCTACTTGCAGTGGACGCCGGCGGTGGCGGAGGTGCAGGCGGAGCGCCGTCACGACTGGCAGATCTTGCTCGAGCTCGCACGCGCCGCCGGCACCTACGTCGGATCTCCGCTCGCACACCACGCTCTCGAAAAGAGTGTGGCGTTGTTTGGCCCGAGCGGGGTGATGGCGGCGCCCCTCGCCTCGAGCTTGGGTCCAAGACCGTTGCAGCGCCTCAAGCGTCATCCCCACGGGTTGCGACTCGCTGACTCTCCCCACGGAGAGTTTCTAGAGCGACGTATCGGTACACCGTCCCGCCGAGTCGAGCTGTGTCCGGAGGCGATCTTCGCGGACACTCCTCGTGTGCTCCGTGATCTGCCGCGGACGGAGGAGCTCTTGCTGTTCTCCAAGCGTCAGCGGGTCGGCCACAACTCGTGGATGCACAACAACGCCGATCTGCGGCCGGAACCCCAGCGAGCGCACCTCGCCCCCGCAGATGCTGCCCGTCTCGGCTTGAAGAATGGAGACTGGATCCGCTTGAGTTCAGACGCGGGACGCATCGAGCTTCAAGTCGACCTGGACCCCAACGTCGCACCCGGCGGTATCGCGGTGCCCCACGGATATGGGCACCACGAAGCGAGCAGCTGGTACCTCGCCCAGGAGCGGGGAGGTGCCAATGTGAATCGGCTAGCGCCATCGGGTCCAGAAGCGACACATCGCCTGAGCGGGATGTGCCAGTTCAACGCCCTCCCCGTCCGCGTGGAGAAGCTAGTCAGGCTGAGCGTCGCAAGCGCTGCCGACGTTGCCGGCGCCTGA
- the glnD gene encoding [protein-PII] uridylyltransferase: MSSAQPALLEQLSPRLVPELRVYLDRHRGAVIEMIQSGGEAAGLPASRAYATAFDGLLSALFHAARGAMIARKSWREVSLAAVGSYGRGALALYSDLDVRLLCLGHKDSAGPIAEALLYPLWDSGLSVGHQVVSPDDTVDLARRDLPTATSLLDWRHVAGDAGPADAQLGRVFEGVFGLGNLRGFLETLGSQASEREERYGDSVYLLEPDVKNGAGGLRDLDVAHWAARARWRIDDLGDLLKLGVLVSRELEPLLAARDFLWRVRNLLHWLAKRRSDRLSFDAQESLAEKLGYGSGGPSVEHFMSDYYRHARTVQRARDMVVGRALPPPTRKPRTEPLDNGLRLTNDEVSIEHPALLESDPAVALRVYWEAVRRDLPVYEFARDQIARATSSESFGARLRESPEAAELFVKLVKNIKRTLLKKRSVLKELHDVGLLVAMIPEFAPVVGRAHHDIYHVYTVDIHSVAAVDRLRRLWRGDLASDYPLASRLAAEVARKNVVFFATLLHDVGKDLGGRNHSERGAALAATILGRLGLPESDIVEVQHLILKHLRMYHVATRRDVDDPRTLEEFCSEVHGREGLKELYLLTVADVSTTSPTAMTSWKARMLEELYLAAERFLVDGHHARDDVAAQRTIDSVKALTTDLDAERVDKLLNALPERYIFANDPDAIAHHLRFIIGAADDLVRITVLGEEDPYIEVCVVADDRLGLLSLIAASFAANHLKVIGAQIYSFKDTRGRHRILDMFWVRGGTSAETGRRAIPRVERDLRRLLQGEISPIELIQRPVSTLGERPAPDVPTKVSVDNRAASDQTVVEVVTRDRPALLFRLARAINLNGFTIELAKINTEGIRVADVFYVTDEGGTKVTERARIEELKNRILSSIEELEREGNAS, translated from the coding sequence ATGTCATCGGCCCAGCCAGCTCTGCTCGAACAACTCTCGCCGCGTCTGGTTCCAGAGCTTCGCGTGTACCTCGATCGTCATCGCGGGGCCGTGATCGAGATGATTCAGTCTGGGGGCGAAGCCGCGGGGCTTCCCGCTTCTCGGGCGTACGCAACCGCCTTTGATGGCCTGTTGTCCGCCCTGTTTCATGCCGCTCGTGGCGCGATGATCGCCCGGAAGAGTTGGCGGGAGGTCAGCCTCGCCGCGGTGGGGAGCTACGGCCGTGGAGCGCTCGCGCTGTATTCGGATCTCGACGTGCGGCTCCTGTGTCTCGGCCACAAAGATTCCGCAGGGCCCATCGCTGAGGCTCTGCTCTACCCGCTCTGGGACTCCGGGCTCAGCGTTGGGCACCAGGTGGTCTCGCCTGATGACACGGTGGACCTGGCACGTCGCGATCTCCCGACGGCGACCAGCCTACTCGACTGGCGCCACGTCGCCGGTGACGCTGGGCCTGCAGACGCCCAGCTCGGTCGCGTTTTCGAAGGTGTGTTCGGTCTTGGAAATCTGCGCGGATTTTTAGAAACACTCGGCAGCCAGGCCAGCGAGCGCGAAGAGCGCTACGGAGACTCGGTCTACCTGCTCGAACCGGACGTGAAGAACGGCGCAGGTGGGCTGCGGGATCTAGACGTCGCCCACTGGGCAGCGCGCGCGCGTTGGCGGATCGATGATTTGGGCGATTTGCTCAAGCTCGGCGTGCTAGTCAGCCGCGAGTTGGAGCCGCTGTTGGCCGCTCGAGATTTTCTCTGGCGCGTGCGGAACTTGCTGCACTGGTTAGCCAAGCGTCGCTCGGATCGCTTGAGTTTCGACGCGCAAGAAAGCCTTGCGGAAAAGCTGGGGTACGGCAGTGGCGGCCCATCGGTCGAGCACTTCATGAGCGACTACTATCGCCACGCGCGAACTGTGCAGCGCGCGCGCGATATGGTTGTCGGGCGCGCCCTGCCGCCACCCACCCGCAAGCCACGAACAGAGCCGCTCGACAACGGCCTGCGCCTGACGAACGACGAGGTCAGCATCGAGCATCCGGCACTGCTCGAGAGCGACCCAGCGGTTGCGCTGCGCGTGTACTGGGAGGCTGTTCGTCGCGATCTTCCGGTCTACGAGTTTGCGCGAGACCAGATCGCTCGAGCTACCTCGAGCGAGTCCTTCGGGGCCCGCCTGCGGGAGAGCCCAGAAGCCGCCGAGCTGTTCGTCAAGCTGGTGAAGAACATCAAGCGGACGCTGCTGAAGAAGCGGAGCGTGCTCAAGGAGCTACACGACGTCGGCTTGCTCGTTGCGATGATCCCCGAGTTTGCGCCTGTCGTCGGCCGCGCCCATCACGACATCTACCACGTGTACACGGTGGACATTCACTCGGTCGCGGCGGTCGATCGCCTGCGCCGCCTGTGGCGGGGAGACCTAGCGAGTGACTATCCGTTGGCGTCACGGCTAGCGGCGGAGGTCGCGCGGAAGAACGTCGTGTTCTTCGCGACATTGCTGCACGACGTCGGCAAGGACCTCGGTGGACGCAACCACTCCGAGCGGGGCGCAGCGCTCGCGGCCACGATCCTCGGGCGCCTCGGATTGCCTGAGTCGGACATCGTGGAGGTCCAACACCTCATCCTCAAGCACCTGCGGATGTACCACGTGGCCACGCGGCGCGACGTCGACGACCCGCGCACGCTGGAGGAGTTCTGTTCCGAGGTACACGGCCGCGAAGGCCTGAAAGAGCTGTACTTGCTCACGGTGGCGGATGTCTCGACGACCAGCCCGACGGCGATGACGAGCTGGAAGGCTCGCATGCTCGAGGAACTCTACCTCGCCGCTGAGCGTTTCCTCGTGGATGGCCACCATGCGCGGGACGACGTGGCCGCCCAGCGTACGATTGACTCCGTCAAGGCACTCACCACCGACCTGGACGCCGAGCGGGTCGACAAGCTGCTGAACGCGCTGCCGGAGCGCTACATCTTCGCCAACGACCCCGACGCCATCGCCCATCACCTGCGCTTCATCATCGGCGCCGCGGATGACCTGGTGCGCATCACGGTCCTCGGCGAAGAGGACCCGTACATCGAGGTGTGCGTGGTTGCTGACGACCGCCTCGGCCTGCTGTCGCTGATCGCCGCCTCTTTCGCGGCCAACCACCTCAAGGTGATCGGGGCGCAGATCTACTCGTTCAAGGACACACGTGGCCGCCACCGCATCCTCGATATGTTTTGGGTTCGCGGAGGCACCAGCGCCGAGACTGGGCGCCGCGCGATTCCTCGCGTCGAACGTGATCTGCGACGGCTCCTGCAAGGGGAAATCAGCCCCATCGAGCTGATTCAGCGGCCGGTGTCGACGCTCGGGGAGCGCCCCGCACCCGATGTCCCGACCAAGGTGTCCGTCGACAATCGGGCGGCTTCGGATCAGACGGTCGTCGAAGTGGTCACTCGGGACCGCCCAGCGCTGCTGTTTAGGCTCGCCAGAGCCATCAATCTCAACGGGTTCACCATCGAGCTGGCCAAGATCAACACCGAGGGTATCCGGGTCGCGGACGTTTTCTACGTCACCGACGAAGGCGGAACCAAGGTTACCGAGCGCGCTCGCATCGAAGAGCTCAAGAACCGAATCCTGTCATCCATCGAAGAACTGGAACGCGAGGGCAACGCATCATGA
- a CDS encoding DUF3570 domain-containing protein encodes MRNRVARNVRRPLQGALRLTVVAAALLGASSAGGEPLRYQLGSEVAGYADTDHVMVLTPSLSMAADQPTAGWKANASYLVDIVTAASVDIVSTASPRWTEVRHAGALGADYQPENFGVSLGGSVSREPDYLSWYVGGSFRVEMYDKRFTPLIGYSYSQDTAGRKDTPFSVYSLELERNTIQLGAEIILNPSSRLTLSTEAVLEDGRQEKPYRYLPVFDAQTASTVPRGASVELVNQLRLPGEMSERLPDTRRRYSVAGEFATRDGDHTLRVSERLYGDTWGVLATTTDAIYVLGIGGGFRVWPHLRFHLQDGASFWQRAYVADPTSGQISYPSLRTGDRELSPLLTATAGGGVEYTTSNIPNTGWVFTGLVDVGRTSYFDALYIDSRTSFLVSLMAGHSL; translated from the coding sequence TTGCGGAATCGAGTTGCTCGCAACGTTCGGCGCCCGCTCCAGGGTGCGCTGCGTCTCACAGTGGTCGCCGCGGCGCTGCTCGGGGCCTCTTCCGCGGGGGGCGAGCCGCTCAGGTATCAGCTGGGAAGCGAGGTCGCTGGCTACGCTGATACGGACCACGTGATGGTGCTCACGCCATCGCTCAGCATGGCAGCGGACCAGCCGACGGCGGGCTGGAAGGCAAACGCTTCCTACCTCGTAGACATCGTGACGGCGGCGTCGGTGGACATCGTGTCGACGGCGAGTCCGCGTTGGACCGAGGTGCGGCATGCGGGCGCGCTCGGCGCGGACTATCAACCGGAGAACTTCGGCGTGAGCCTCGGCGGGAGTGTCTCGAGGGAGCCGGACTACCTCTCCTGGTACGTCGGTGGCTCTTTCCGTGTGGAGATGTACGATAAGCGCTTCACCCCGCTAATTGGTTACTCGTACTCCCAGGACACCGCTGGCCGCAAGGATACGCCGTTCTCCGTGTACTCCCTCGAGCTCGAGCGGAACACGATCCAGCTGGGCGCTGAGATCATCTTGAACCCCTCGAGCCGGCTGACGCTCTCCACGGAGGCGGTCCTGGAAGATGGTCGTCAGGAGAAGCCCTACAGGTACTTGCCCGTGTTTGACGCACAAACCGCGTCGACGGTGCCGCGAGGCGCCTCGGTGGAGCTGGTGAATCAGCTGCGGCTACCGGGGGAAATGTCCGAGCGCTTGCCGGACACCCGACGCCGGTACTCGGTGGCGGGTGAATTCGCCACGCGGGACGGCGATCATACGCTGCGTGTTTCCGAGCGGCTCTACGGGGACACTTGGGGGGTGCTCGCGACGACGACCGACGCGATCTACGTGTTGGGGATCGGCGGTGGTTTCCGCGTCTGGCCGCACCTGCGCTTCCACCTGCAGGACGGAGCGAGCTTTTGGCAGCGCGCCTACGTGGCAGATCCCACCAGTGGTCAAATCAGCTACCCCAGTCTACGCACGGGGGATCGAGAGCTGAGTCCACTGCTCACCGCCACGGCGGGAGGCGGGGTCGAGTACACGACCTCGAATATCCCGAACACCGGCTGGGTGTTCACTGGGCTGGTGGATGTCGGGCGCACGAGCTACTTCGACGCCCTCTACATCGACTCGCGGACGAGCTTCCTGGTCAGCTTGATGGCGGGGCATTCGCTATGA